A genome region from Salvia splendens isolate huo1 chromosome 19, SspV2, whole genome shotgun sequence includes the following:
- the LOC121778705 gene encoding glutathione S-transferase-like: MAAPVKLYGPPFSTAVARVMVTLLEKDVPFQLLPVNMAKGEHKKPDYLKIQPFGQVPAFQDEGVTIFESRAISRYVCDKYANQGNRGLFGTNPLEKASIDQWLEAEGQNFNPPSSILVFQLTFAPRMKIKQDENLIEQNEAKLASVLDVYDRRLNESKYLAGDDFTLADLSHLPNAQYLNGTDDGELFRSRKNVERWWGEVSSRESWKKVLEMQSPPAPKKA; this comes from the exons ATGGCGGCGCCGGTGAAGTTGTACGGCCCTCCCTTCTCCACCGCCGTGGCAAGGGTTATGGTCACTCTCCTCGAGAAAGATGTCCCCTTTCAGCTCCTTCCTGTTAACATGGCCAAAGGTGAACACAAGAAGCCCGATTACCTCAAAATTCAG CCATTTGGACAAGTACCAGCATTTCAAGATGAGGGCGTTACTATCTTTG AATCCCGAGCCATCTCAAGATACGTTTGTGACAAATACGCAAACCAAGGAAACAGAGGACTCTTTGGAACAAATCCTTTAGAGAAGGCATCAATTGATCAATGGCTAGAGGCTGAAGGGCAGAACTTCAATCCACCGAGCTCCATCCTCGTCTTCCAACTAACCTTTGCCCCGAGGATGAAGATCAAGCAAGACGAGAATTTGATCGAGCAGAACGAAGCTAAGCTTGCCAGCGTGCTGGATGTGTACGACAGAAGGTTGAACGAGAGTAAGTACTTGGCTGGCGATGACTTCACGCTTGCGGATCTTTCGCACCTGCCCAATGCGCAGTACCTGAATGGGACCGATGATGGGGAGCTCTTCAGGTCAAGGAAGAACGTCGAGAGGTGGTGGGGTGAGGTTTCAAGCCGAGAGTCATGGAAGAAGGTTCTTGAGATGCAGAGTCCACCAGCTCCAAAAAAGGCTTGA
- the LOC121778704 gene encoding high mobility group B protein 9-like, which produces MSPEKLSPAADGGLYPVPLASHDDVVKDPTLFFNTLQSFHFELASKFMVPVIGGKELNLHLLYLQVTTRGGYHKVVEEKKWREISAVFDFSPTTTSASYALRKHYFSLLRGYEQVYFFRTQGAILNHTGPLSFQAVGTIDAKFDCGYLVSVKLGDETLNGVLYHPATPTHNALVPYAPVLHKPGRRTRRRRSGDPGRPKPNRSGYNFLFAEKHSALKSLYPNREREFTKMIGESWNKLSPEDRVYQNYGLKDKERYQKELKEYKERLKMGQALPC; this is translated from the exons ATGTCACCGGAGAAACTGAGCCCCGCCGCAGATGGGGGCCTATACCCCGTCCCCCTAGCCTCCCACGACGACGTCGTTAAGGATCCAACTCTCTTCTTCAACACCCTCCAAAGCTTCCATTTTGAACTCGCCTCCaaatttat GGTACCTGTGATCGGAGGGAAGGAGCTCAATCTGCATTTGCTCTATCTCCAAGTTACCACAAGAGGCGGCTATCACAag GTGGTGGAGGAGAAAAAATGGAGAGAGATAAGCGCGGTGTTTGATTTCTCTCCGACGACAACGAGCGCCTCCTACGCTTTAAGgaaacactacttctctcttctTCGTGGTTACGAGCAAGTCTATTTCTTTAGAACTCAAGGCGCCATCCTCAATCACACAG GCCCTCTTTCATTCCAGGCTGTAGGAACAATCGATGCCAAATTCGACTGCGGTTACCTCGTTTCAGTGAAGTTGGGGGACGAGACGCTCAATGGCGTGCTCTACCACCCGGCCACTCCAACGCACAATGCCCTCGTACCTTATGCTCCCGTGCTTCATAAGCCAGGCCGCCGCACAAGGAGGAGAAGGTCGGGTGATCCGGGCCGCCCAAAGCCCAACAGGAGCGGCTACAACTTCTTGTTCGCAGAGAAACACTCGGCCCTCAAATCTCTCTACCCGAATAGGGAAAGAGAGTTCACGAAGATGATCGGCGAGTCGTGGAACAAACTCTCCCCTGAAGACAGA GTTTACCAGAACTATGGATTAAAGGATAAGGAAAGGTACCAGAAGGAATTGAAAGAGTACAAGGAGAGGTTGAAGATGGGGCAAGCCTTACCTTGTTGA